GTGTCCTGTTCCTTCCGGCCGATGGTTCTGGCCTTTTGGAGGGCTTCTTCCTCATCTCGTGCCGAGATCAACCGGAGCTGTTCGTCAAACTGGGGATGATGGTTCCCTTCGCCGCAAATGATTTGGAATGAAATTTTCGCAAGATACCAGTTCATAAAAAAGAGTTTGGTGTGGTAGGTGTTTGGCTTATCCGACGCTGAGCTCGGTGCCCCCGAATACGGAAGCGCCTTGCAGCACGAGGACCTTTTCAGGGTCAGGGTGTAACAGTTGGGTGGGACGGTGGTCGTCCAGGCTGCCGAAAACGGTGTCCATTTCTGAAATGACCGTCCAGGTCGGCGGGAGAATGATACGGGTGCCTCCAAAAACGGAATTGACCTCCAGGACAATGCGGCCGGTAAAGTCCGCCTTGCTGAAGTCTACCTCGGCTCCCCCCAGGACGGCGTTGATCTCCCCGCCCGCAAAGTTTTTGGAAAGGACGGTGCGCTTGGAGCTGCCAAAGACGGCATTGACCTCGATCATTTCCCCATCGGGGGTGGAAGCCCCGGGGTTATACCGGGACTTCCGCCAATGGTGTTCGAATTCTCTCCAGGAATGTTTTTCCTGGCGCATTTGTTCGAATTTTTGCCGCCAGTCGTTTCCCCAGCGGGCCTGCATCTTGTCCTCCCAACGCTTTTTGAAGCGGGGATTTCCGGGGCCTCCCCATTGCCCGCCCCAGGGGTGACCGCCCCAGTGACCGCACTTTTTGTTCCGTCCGAACATGACCCCCAACCCGATCGTGATGATGACCGCCGGCCAGATATAGCGCTCGATCTGGAAGTCCTTGAAGACCTCCTGCGCCAGGAAAAGGGCGCCGATCGCGACCAGGATGAACGATCCGAAAAAGCGGAATCCGCTTTTTATTCCGGTGAACAACCCGATCCCGATCAGGAGCACCGGCCAGGTGAACAGCCACCAGGGGAAAAAGTATCCCAGGCGCTGCAACAACAAGGCGCAGCCGGCCAGCACCACAAAAAATCCAGCCAGTATCCTCCAGGCCGTGGGGTTCTTCTTAAAGCGGGGACCACCAGGCTTCGGCTTTTCTTCCTTTTGCTCGTCTTGAATATCCCTTGGTTCCATTTTATCAGAATTTGATCAACAATGACACAAAGCTAAACGCCTATAACGGGGCTTACAAGCCGCTTTAGGCCGGGGGGGCGGGAAGGTCGGTAAAGGGGGGTAAAACGCCGGTAAACGGTTTAATAATCATGCACCGTCAACTCGTAATAGGCCCTGAGCCCATGGTGCACCATCACGGCCAGGGCGGAACCCACAAACGCCTTGTCATACCCGGGGTAGGGGGGTAACACGACCGTCGTGCCTGCCGGAGTATAGTTCATGGTCGGGTCGTATTTGGGTTCTACCAGCTCCGGCAGGAATTTCCGGACCTTCTGGAACAACTTTTCGCCCAGGTCCTTCCGGTACGTCGCGGCGGCCTGCGTCGTCGCCTCGTCCAGCTCTTTATAATCATTCCCCAAATATATTTTGGAGAAAAATGACTCCTTGGCCAGCGGGTTGACAGGGTTCATATCCCGCAGGGTCTGTATGGAGAAAGGCGTCTCCGGCACCCAATCCCGGGTATTGACGACCCGCAGCCCCCAGCCGCCCCGCGTAATAAAGTCGAAGTCGTAGGCATAGTACTGGTTGCCAGGTTTGGACGCCGCGCTGCAATAGGTTTTGATCACGAGGCTTTTGTCCAGGTAATACAGGTAGGACCGCAGCAGAAAGGCGATGGACCCGCCCTGGCTGTGCCCCATGATGATAAAAGACCGTACACCCTTTTCTTTGTATTCTTTTACTTTCTCCACCACCGTCGGCGCCAGGCTCGCCATGCCGATGAGCCAGCCCACGTGGACAGAAGCCTTGAAGTCTTCCGCCAGTTTATAGTGAAAGGAAGTGCTGTCGTTCAATTGGAGGATACCCGTTGCCGGTACCATGGCGCAGTAAAAGTTTTCCAACCACGATTCCTCCCGCCCGACCGATCCCCGGATGCTGATGATCCCCACCGAGTCCCCGTCCAGCCAAAGGTCCCAGCGGTTATCCAGCCCCGTTACCGGCGACCGGTAGACCAGCCGGCAACCCGCTGGCTCCGGGAGCATCCGGTCGTTCATTTTCCAGGGCGTATCAATCTGCCGGTTGCTGATCTCCAGCAACCGGATGTATTCACGAGGGTCGAACCCGGGCCTGAGTTGTGCGCAAACCAAACAGGGTATAACCAGCGCCGTAAGCAAGATGTATTTCATATTTTATCCTTACAATTCCACAGTCACCAATGTATCCGCTCCCCCCAGGTGTTCCAGCGCCTTTTTGACATCCGCCACCAGGCCGTCCGGTCCGCAGACATAAAACTGTTGTTTGAAGTTGCTGATGTTCGTCTTCAGCCAGGCCTCGTCGATCTTCCCATATCCAAAACCCGGCACCTTTTCCCGGGTCAGGGTATACTGGACGCGCCCCCGCAGCCATTCATCCCACTGCTCCTTCAGGATGATGTCCTTTTCCGTTTTGTTGGAGAAAATAAGCCGGTTGTTTCCCAAAGCACCGTCCCGCCGCAACTGCCTCAGAATCGCGATGAAAGGTGTAATCCCCGCCCCGCCCGCAATAAACGTTCCCTCCCCCTTATACTGTATGGCGCCCCAGACATCGTGCAAGACGATCTCGTCCCCCACCTCGATCTTCCCCAACTGCTCCGTCACCCCATGATGATCCTTGTAAATCTTGATCGTAAACTCCAGATGGTCCCACTCATTCAACCCCGTAAACGTAAACGGCCGCCGCTCGCCTTTCCACTTATCCCCCGGAAGCGTCACCTCCGTCGCCTGCCCGGGTACAAAGCTGTACCCCTTCGGCTTATCCACCATGAATTGCCTGACGTCATGGGTCACCCACCTCGTCGAGAGGACCCGCACGGGAAAAATATCCATAGATTCTTGGTTTGTAGGATAATATACAAAATTAAAGCCGGAATCTCCTCCTTGCGGGTCTGGCCCTGCCCCGCCACCGGCCCGCGAGACCCGCCCTTCCCTGCTCAAATTCGCCACCGGGCTGCGGGACCGCAAAGGGGTGTGTCTTTTTCCCTCTTTTCCGTAGGATTTAGGCCCACATTGCGTGTTTAAGACCTACGGAAAAGAGGGAAAAAGACACACCCCTTTGCTGAGACACACGCGAACCTTTGCACCGGTGCACTCCACCTATGAATGATTTTAATAGAAAAAGGAAGCCCCCCGTGGAGGACGGGGGGCGTGCTGAAAACTAAACCTTCTTCACGATTGTAGACATGAGATGGTACATGCAATCCAAGCGTGGTGCCAAGTGGCAATGCGTTGATAATTAGGGGGTCATGCTTGATAGCTATGAGTGGATGTGTTCGCTTTCGGCAAAATGATGTCCGGTTTTGATACAGGGGTCACTTTCCGAAATCGAAGAGGGTCGCGGTAAAGATCCCGCGCTCGCGTTTCTTGAAGAGCACACCCCAGTTGCCGTTATAACGGAGAAGGGTGGGGACGAGGAGGTCGCCATACTTGCTGAGTTGGGCTTCCATGTGGACGTTAAAATCATAGACGCCCGCGTCGTAGCTCATGTCATAGACGCGCCCGAGGACGTCCATGGTCTTGGGGTCGAACCAGGTTGTCATTTCATCGATGACGACGCTTCCCTTGGCGTCGTCCTTGGCTTTGATCTTGAAAACATAACAGTCCTGGCCGTTGTACCGTTGCATGTCGATGCTGTAGTCATAGCGCTTGGCCGCATCCGGGGAGAAAATGTCCATTTTGTTCCCTAGGAAAGGGACGCCGGGGATGGGTTTGCCCGGATTGAAAAAAAGAAGCTTGAGCTGCTCCTTGTGTTTCTCCATTCCGCTGAGATTTTCGACGTTGTGCACGGCACCCGTCACAATATTGGTTTCGCCGCAGACGGAGCCGTTTGTGAAGAACAGGGCGGCATACAGTTGCCCGGTGATATAGTTCCAGTTGCCCTCGTTGTCCCGGATGTCCCCGGTTGTTTTTTCATCGAGGACCTGCATGGTCCGGCAATTGCCGATCCGGCTCTGGTGGGTGCGGCTGTTGAGGCTGGCCACCATATTGCCGCGTTTATCCACCATGCGGATGTCGTTGATCGCAGAATAGCTGAGGACGCGCAGGTTCTTGAAGGCCTTGTAAAATGTAGTGTCTTCCTGGACCCGGCGGATAAAATCGCGGACGTCGATGTCGCTGCGGACAACGACCTCGCTGAGCTGGATATACCGGCCCTGCACATTGACGCTCGTGTCCTGGGCCTTTAGAGCGGCGAGGGGTACCAGGGCGATCAGGCAAAGACAGATCCGGTTTGTCATAGGCGATAATACATCAAGGATAATGCCTTATTTGGGGAAGGTCATTTTATAGTCCACGGAAACTTTTCCTTTGGAAATATCGTCCAGCTTGGCCTTGAGCAGCTTCCGGCGGAGGGGTTTGAGGTAGTCGATAAAAAGCTTGCCGTCTATATGGTCGTATTCATGCTGGATGACCCTTGCGGTGAGACCTGAAAAGGTTTCGGTATGGGGTTCGAAGTTTTCGTCGACGTAGGATAGCGTGATCTCTTCCGGTCTCAGGACGTCTTCCCGGATCTTTGGGATGCTGAGACAGCCTTCATTATAGGCCCATTCATCCCCGTCCAGCGACTGGACGTGGGCGTTTATAAAAACACGCTTGATGCCCGGATCGTCGTCATACTCCTCTTTTTCCTCGTCATCCATACGCTCGAAAACCTGGGCCGTATCCACCAGAAAAATCCGGATCGGTTTGTTGACCTGGGGCGCGGCGATGCCGACACCCTGGGAATAATACATGGTTTCCCACATGCTTTCCAGGAGTTCTTTCAGGTCCGGGTAATCCGGCGTTATATCTTTTGCTTCGGCCCGGAGGATCTGGGCGCCGTATGCGACGATGGGAAGAATCATAAGCGGCAAAGGTACGTTTTTATCCGTTTTGGGCCCGCAGATAGTCCTGGAGAAGGATCGTCGCCGCGATCTCGTCAACCAGTGCCTTATTACGCCGTTCTTTCTTTTTCAGCCCGCTGTCCAGCATGGATTGGGTGGCCATTTTCGACGTATAGCGCTCGTCCGCGGTTTCCAGGGGAATATGCGGAAACTCCTTCCGGAGCCGGGCGATCGCCTGCCGGACCAGGGGGGTGGCGTTGGTATCGGTATCGTCCCAGTTGGTGGGCATCCCGATCAGTATGAGATCGACGGTTTCCCGGGTCATATAGTTCTTGAGCCAGGTAAAAAGCTGCGGGGTCTCCACCGTGGTGAGCCCCGTGGCGATGATGCGCAACGGATCGGTCACCGCCAGGCCCGTGCGTTTTTTCCCGTAGTCGATGGCCAGTATCCTCCCCATCAAAAAATGTGTATTTTAGGTTTCAAATATCAAACACCATGAGCCTTTCCGCCAGCGAAACCAGAACATGGACCATGCTTTGCCACCTCAGCGCCCTGCTGATGCTTTTTTATACCTGGGGAGCCGTACTCGGCCCCCTCATCATCTGGCTCATTAAGCGGGGCGAATCCCCCGAGGTCGATGAGCAGGGTAAAGAATCGTTAAACTTCCAGATCACCATCTATATCATCTCCCTCGCCTTGAGCATCGTCCTCGGTCTGGCGTTCTTCGGGTCATGGGGCTTGTCGGGTCTTTTCGGCAGCCCGTTCGACCTGTTTTCGGCCCCGCACGTCCTGACCGGCGTGTTCGGCCTGGCCGGCATCCTGGGTCTTGTCCGCCTGGTCGACATCATCCTGGTGATCGTCGCCAGCATCCGGACGAATAACGGGGTGCCCTACCGGTATCCGTTCAACTTCCGGTTGATCCGCTAAGGGTGACTTGCGGCGCGTCGCTCCTATAGCGGTCCCTTGAAGAGGAACATATCCGCCACGACAAACACGGAGAACACCACGCTGGCGATCCCATTGGTCGTCATAAACGCCAGGTTCACCCGGCTCAGGTCTCCCGGTTTGACGAGGCGGTGCTGCATGATCAACATGCCCACGAATACCGCGACCCCGATCCAGTAGCAAACCCCGAAGTGACCATAAACGCCCGCCGCAATGACGCTGGCCGCGCTAAGGACGTGCAGGAGTTCGGAGATGCGCAAGGCCCTCCGTATGCCAACGGCTGCGGGCATGGAATGCAGGTGCTGCTCCTTGTCGAAGGACTCGTCCTGGAGCGCATAGATGACGTCGAAACCGCTCACCCAAAACACCACGGCAAAAGAGAACAGCACGGGCAAAAGCGCAAACGTCCCCGTCACCGCCAGGTAGGCGCCGATGGGCGCGAGGGATAGTCCCACGCCCAGGACCAGGTGGCAAAGCGCGGTAAAGCGTTTGGTATAGCTGTAAAAAAGGACCACGAAAAGCGCCACCGGAGACAGGAACAGGCAAAGGCGGTTGATCAATGCCGTACTGCCGATAAAAAGCAGGCAGCAGACGATGACGAACCAAAGTGCGCTGCTCCGGGAAATGATGCCCGCGGGGATCTCGCGTAAAGCCGTGCGCGGGTTGAGAGCGTCAAAGTGTGCATCGAGCCAGCGGTTGAAGGCCATCGCGGCACTCCTGGCGAACACCATGCACGCGATCACCAGCAAAAAGGTGAACCAGCTGAATCCATGACCGGTGCGCAATACGGCGGTGAAGTAGCCGATCATGGCAAAGGGCATGGCGAAGATGGTGTGCGAAAACTTGACAAGGCTTAGGTAATTCTTGAAGGTTGTCATACTATAAAAGATCTTCTGATTTCCCATAAGACAATACCCGCAGCGACCGATACATTGAGCGAGTGCTTGGTGCCCCACTGCGGGATTTCCAGCACCCCGTCGCAAAGCGGGAGAACGGAGGACGTAACGCCATCGACTTCGTTGCCAAACACCACCGCGGTCGGTCCTTTCGGTTCAAAATCCTGCAAGGCTGTGCTGTTCGTGGTTTGCTCCACCGCCCAGACCCGGTAGCCCTGCGCCCGGAGCGCCTTTACTGCTTCCTCCGTCGTTTCATAATACGACCAGTCCACCGATTCCGTGGCACCCAGGGCCGTTTTTTGAATGTCCCGGTGTGGAGGCCGGGGCGTATAGCCGCACAAACAAACACCACCCAACAAAAACGCATCCGCTGTTCTGAAAACAGACCCGACGTTGTGCATGCTCCTGACGTTATCCAGGACCACGGTCACGGGCAGTTTCTCAGACTGTCTGAATTCCTCCACGGACTTGCGCCCGAGTTCCACGGTCTTGAGTTTGCGCATGACCTGCAAAATTAAAATAAAATCCAGTACTTTTGCTTCCTTAAATCATCAATAATCATTAGCTATGGCTTACGATGTAATCGTTGTAGGTAGCGGCCCAGGAGGTTATCCCGCTGCTATCAGAGCTTCTCAACTGGGATTTAAAGTAGCGATCATAGAAAAGGAAAGTCTGGGCGGCATTTGCCTGAACTGGGGTTGCATCCCTACCAAGGCCCTCCTGAAAAGCGCCGAGGTTTTCGAATATACAAAGCATAGCCAGAATTATGGCATCAATGTAACGGACGCCAAACACGACTTTGGCGCCGTCATCAAACGCAGCCGCGGTGTGGCCGACAAGATGAGCAAGGGTGTTCAGTTCCTGATGAAGAAGAATAAGATCGACGTCATCATGGGCTTTGGCAAAGTGGCCGGCAAAGGGAAAGTGGAAGTGACGGCTGCTGACGGGAAAAAACAAATCGTTGAAGGCAAATACATCGTCCTGGCCACCGGCGCCCGCGCCCGTACGTTGCCCAATCTTCCCATCGACGGAACCAAGGTCATCGAATACCGCAAGGCAATGTCGCTGCCCGAGCAACCCAAAAGCATGATCGTCGTGGGTAGCGGCGCTATCGGAAGCGAGTTCGCCTTTTTCTACAATACCCTCGGCACGAAGGTGACCATCGTCGAGTTCCTGCCCCGGATCGTACCGGTGGAAGACGAGGACATCTCCAAGGAGTTGGAAAAACAATTCAAAAAACAAGGTATCACGATCATGACCTCCAGCGAGGTGACCAGCGTGGATACCAAGGGTAGCGGGGTCAAGGCCAAAGTAAAGACACCGACCGGTGAAGTGACCCTCGAAGCCGACGTCGTCCTGAGTGCTGTCGGTATTGCCGCCAACATCGAAGGCATCGGTCTGGAAGAAAACGGGATCAAAACCGAAAAAGGCCGCATCGTTACCGATAAATATTGCCAGACCAATGTTGCCGGGATCTACGCCATCGGCGACTGTATCCCCGGTCCCGCACTCGCGCACGTAGCCACCAAGGAAGGCATCCTGGCCGCCGAGGCCATTGCCTATACGGAAAAGAAACTGGCCCACCAGCCGGAACCCCTCGATTACGGGAACGTACCGGGTTGTACCTATTGCGAACCCCAGGTTGCCTCCGTAGGTATGACGGAAAAGGCAGCCAAGGACGCCGGCTATGAACTGAAGATCGGCAAATTCCCCTTCCTCGCCAGCGGGAAGGCAACCGCAGCAGGCAACACCGATGGTTTTGTAAAGGTCATCTTTGACGCCAAGTATGGTGAGTTCTTAGGCGCCCACATGATCGGACACAATGTCACTGAATTAGTGGCAGAAGTTTCGGTCGCCCGCAAGCTCGAAACGACCTACCACGAGGTCCTGGCTGCCATCCATCCCCACCCCACGATGAGCGAAGCCGTAAAGGAAGCCACTGCCGCCGCCTACGGCGAAGCGATTGATATCTAGGTAGAAATCAAACTACTTTGAGGGTATTCTCCAACTACAAATTGCGGAGAATACCCTTTTTTTATGGATTTTATGTATTTAAAAAAACTTTAAGTAATATTGTTATGAGAACGTGAAAGTCCAATACCGTACCTAATAGATTCCTTAAAATCTACATATGAAAACCAAGTACCTCTATGCACTCTTGGTAGCGTGCTTCCTCTCCACCACCATCCGAGCTCAGCAAGTTGGGATCAATTACCAGGCGGTTGCCAGGGCCCTAGGGGGCGTTGTCATCGCCAACAAAAGTGTGACCCTGAGGTTTACCATCACCGCAGGGAATAATGGTGCTGTACAGTACCAGGAAACACAACAATTAACAACCAACTACTATGGTCAGTTTTCCTGCCAGATAGGAACTGGGACGGTGACGCAAGGAACCTTTTCTACCATTCCGTGGAAAAATCAAAACCAGTATTTAAAGGTAGAGCTGATGGCCGAGGATTTGACCGGCAACAGCTTTATCGAGCTGGGGAACAACCCCTTCGCTGCCGTGCCTTACGCACTCTATGCCGCGAACGGTGGTACACCAGGCCCCGCCGGCCCTCAAGGCCCCCAAGGTCCTGCCGGTCCCCAAGGCCCTGCCGGTCCGGATGGGCCCGCAGGTCCCGCCGGTCCGCAAGGCGCCACGGGTTCCACGATCACCATCAAAAGCGCCTCCATCAACGCTTCTGGTGACCTGGTCCTGACCTTCTCGGACGGCACTACGACCACGACGTCTTCCTCCATCATCGGACCTGCCGGTCCAGCAGGCCCCGCGGGTCCTGCGGGTGCAACCGGTCCTGCCGGTGCCCAGGGGACGGGTATCGTCAAGGTGACCCTTAATTCGGATTACACCCTGACCTTTACGTATTCCGACGGCTCCACCTCGCCCAACATCGGTCCCATCAGGGGTGCCGACGGTCCTGCCGGCCCTGCCGGACCCGCCGGTCCCACAGGCGCTACCGGGGCCACCGGAGCTACCGGTACGACCATTAAAATTACCGGTGCCTCCATCAACGCCTCCGGGCAACTGGTGCTGACCTTCTCCGACGGCACGTCGACCAAGACGTCCAGTTCCGTGGTCGGTCCGGCCGGCCCCGCCGGCCCCACCGGGGCAACAGGTGCCACGGGCGCCACAGGTCCCCAAGGTCCTGCCGGTCCGCAAGGCCCCGCCGGCCCGACAGGTGCTACAGGTGCTACCGGTGCCACTGGGCCTGCCGGTGCAACCATCACCATTACCGGTGCCTCCGTCGACGCCTCCGGGCAATTGGTGTTGACGTTTTCCAACGGTACGACTGCAACAACCACCGCTTCCATCATCGGCCCTGCCGGTCCCACGGGGGCAACCGGTGCTACAGGCGCTACCGGTGCCACGGGCGCCACCGGCCCTGCGGGTCCCGCTGGTCCTACGGGTGCCACCGGCGCCACTGGTCCGACCGGTGCCACGGGTGCGACCGGCGCCGCCGGCGTCAGCGTGACGGGTGCCTCAATAAATGCTTCCGGCGACCTCGTATTGTCGTTGTCCGACGGTAGCACGATCACCACGACGACCTCCGTTGTCGGGCCTGCCGGGCCTACGGGTGCGACAGGTGCGACTGGTGCTACGGGTGCAACAGGTCCCGCCGGTGCGACTGGTGCCACGGGCGCCACCGGCCCTGCCGGTCCCGCTGGTCCTGCCGGTGCTACGGGTGCGACTGGCGCCCAAGGCCCCGCTGGCCCTGCCGGTGCGACTGGTGCAACAGGCGCGCAAGGTCCCATCGGTGCTACGGGCGCGACTGGCGCCGCCGGCGTCAGCGTGACGGGTGCCTCAATAAATGCTTCCGGCGACCTCGTATTGAGTTTGTCCGACGGTAGCACGATCACCACGACTACTTCCGTTGTCGGGCCTGCCGGTCCCACGGGTGCGACCGGCGCCACAGGTGCTACCGGTCCTGCCGGGGCTACGGGTGCGACTGGTCCTGCCGGTGCTACTGGCGCCACGGGCGCGCAGGGTCCCGCTGGTCCTATCGGTGCCACGGGCGCCACTGGTCCTACGGGTGCCACGGGTGCGACTGGGGCCGCTGGCGTCAGCGTGACGGGTGCCTCAATAAATGCTTCCGGCGACCTCGTGTTGACGTTGTCCGACGGTAGCACACTCACCACGACTACTTCCGTTGTCGGGCCTGCCGGTCCCACGGGTGTGACCGGCGCCACTGGTGCTACCGGTCCTGCCGGGGCCACGGGTGCGACTGGTCCCGCCGGTGCTACTGGCGCCACGGGCGCGCAGGGTCCCGCTGGTCCTACAGGTGCAACCGGTGCCACGGGTGCGACTGGGGCTGCTGGCGTCAGCGTGACGGGTGCCTCAATAAATGCTTCCGGCGACCTCGTATTGAGTTTGTCCGACGGTAGCACGCTCACCACAACTACTTCCGTTGTCGGCCCTGCCGGTCCTACGGGTGCAACTGGCGCTACCGGTGCCACGGGTGCTACCGGTGCGACTGGGGCCGCTGGCGTCAGCGTGACGGGTGCTTCCATAAATGCTTCCGGCGACCTTGTATTGAGTTTGTCCGACGGTAGCACGCTCACCACGACCACCTCTGTTGTCGGCCCCGCCGGCCCCACTGGTGCGACTGGTGCAACAGGCGCCACCGGTGCGACCGGTCCTGCCGGCGCTACCGGCGCCCAAGGTCCCGCAGGTCCCGCCGGCCCTACTGGTGCAACGGGTGCCACCGGCGCAACAGGCGCCACCGGTTCCACGGGTCCCCAAGGTCCCGCAGGTCCTACGGGTGCCACCGGCGCCACAGGTGCTGCCGGTACCGGTATTTCAAGTACCGCCCTCAACAGTGACTCGACCCTGTCGTTCACCTTTACCGACGGCAGTACCTGGAACTCGGTTACAAAGATCGTCGGCCGTCCGGGCAAGGGCCTGGACTCCGTATACGTCAATCCCGACTCTACGTTTGGGGCAACCTATACCGACGGTACAATCTATAAGTCCAAAATAAAAATTGTTCCTGCAGCAGCCGGCGACTCCCTCTGGAAAGCCACCAACGGGAACATCTTAAATGATGCCAACCTTCCGAAGGTCGGGATCAACAATCCTTCCCCCCTGACGACGTTCGACATGGTGGGCTCGATGAACCTGAACGACTCGGTGTCCGTCGCCCCTGTGCTGAACTTTGACTACCACCCGAT
This sequence is a window from Dinghuibacter silviterrae. Protein-coding genes within it:
- a CDS encoding tail fiber domain-containing protein, producing the protein MKTKYLYALLVACFLSTTIRAQQVGINYQAVARALGGVVIANKSVTLRFTITAGNNGAVQYQETQQLTTNYYGQFSCQIGTGTVTQGTFSTIPWKNQNQYLKVELMAEDLTGNSFIELGNNPFAAVPYALYAANGGTPGPAGPQGPQGPAGPQGPAGPDGPAGPAGPQGATGSTITIKSASINASGDLVLTFSDGTTTTTSSSIIGPAGPAGPAGPAGATGPAGAQGTGIVKVTLNSDYTLTFTYSDGSTSPNIGPIRGADGPAGPAGPAGPTGATGATGATGTTIKITGASINASGQLVLTFSDGTSTKTSSSVVGPAGPAGPTGATGATGATGPQGPAGPQGPAGPTGATGATGATGPAGATITITGASVDASGQLVLTFSNGTTATTTASIIGPAGPTGATGATGATGATGATGPAGPAGPTGATGATGPTGATGATGAAGVSVTGASINASGDLVLSLSDGSTITTTTSVVGPAGPTGATGATGATGATGPAGATGATGATGPAGPAGPAGATGATGAQGPAGPAGATGATGAQGPIGATGATGAAGVSVTGASINASGDLVLSLSDGSTITTTTSVVGPAGPTGATGATGATGPAGATGATGPAGATGATGAQGPAGPIGATGATGPTGATGATGAAGVSVTGASINASGDLVLTLSDGSTLTTTTSVVGPAGPTGVTGATGATGPAGATGATGPAGATGATGAQGPAGPTGATGATGATGAAGVSVTGASINASGDLVLSLSDGSTLTTTTSVVGPAGPTGATGATGATGATGATGAAGVSVTGASINASGDLVLSLSDGSTLTTTTSVVGPAGPTGATGATGATGATGPAGATGAQGPAGPAGPTGATGATGATGATGSTGPQGPAGPTGATGATGAAGTGISSTALNSDSTLSFTFTDGSTWNSVTKIVGRPGKGLDSVYVNPDSTFGATYTDGTIYKSKIKIVPAAAGDSLWKATNGNILNDANLPKVGINNPSPLTTFDMVGSMNLNDSVSVAPVLNFDYHPMLKAFRINSGAPFTSIMVGDSANGSYAGQNAIYDTYLGYNAGKSNAAGYNVFVGAQAGMSNMGKENTLMGYSAGAGDNSTGALLNSMFGYQAGALTAANSKSGVSDAGNSYFGANAGQNFAGGYNTFLGAYAASQNSATGDSNFVAGAFAAQNLTGNANTILGTRAASTTATGNGNTIVGAQAMAGNASTSTGLQGNLNTTMGYAAAINTTSGSQNVILGANTAGILTGGSQNIFLGPGAAPGISNGSNNIAVGAGADIVEDSTGASIQQGLAMGTLARVRNDNGIALGTRARTGGVNSVSIGRASNADGDDMVVIGDSTLASNSSDSAVVVGEHAYVDGSGSTSVGAGATTAGDWATAVGAYSFAMGQNLNAGTAVGFSASAFGDYAVAIGNFAYAGDNHSIAMGVNATVNNQGNGSMSSIAIGDGANAGNSSTTANNSIAVGTNATANQDNSLALGDGVTANNINSYVIGGSTVKAFGFGVEVANPTTYAMQINLGSGNTANLARAGGVWSYTSDVNRKENFETIDLDTLLERINEIPITRWNYKGDPLQTKHIGPMAQDFYRQFHLGIDNKSISTIDPSGVSLAAVQGLYRKLQEDEQKIKDLQSVVDKQQAQQAQIDALTERLNELEKKLAKP